A stretch of the Archangium violaceum genome encodes the following:
- a CDS encoding MlaD family protein yields MSLFGSTSKEQRMALRVGIFVAVAMGLAGLIVFLIGQETRFFEREVKYYAYFENVEGLTEESPVWLGGLEVGRVDGVSFPSKPGERRLEVKLRLSAKHAQRVRMDSVARLASQGVLGDKAVDITLGSLDEPPLEPGSEIPSTSGGDLSSLMRSASQVMEDTVALSRTARKAVEMYADPQMAEDVAASMRSLKMLLQEVEKGDGALHALIYDKQTGKEVRQLVANASRTALRMEKAVGHVEGLLDEVQNGNGTAHALIYGQEGARALGELGAAAGQLASLLEDAKKNPDGAVHQLVYGNAGNMLADLGSAAADIKQITAMVARGEGSLGGIIKDPTVYEDLREVVGNVKRNRVLRALVRFAIDNNDNVQYVGRPLESPKEDEGASGIGGAGDDSSEQPKTEEPKKNP; encoded by the coding sequence ATGAGTCTCTTTGGGAGCACGTCGAAGGAGCAGCGCATGGCGCTGCGGGTGGGCATCTTCGTGGCCGTGGCCATGGGCCTGGCGGGCCTCATCGTCTTCCTCATCGGGCAGGAGACGCGCTTCTTCGAGAGGGAGGTGAAGTACTACGCCTACTTCGAGAACGTGGAGGGACTGACCGAGGAGTCCCCGGTGTGGCTGGGCGGCCTGGAGGTGGGCCGGGTGGACGGGGTGAGTTTCCCGTCCAAGCCCGGGGAGCGGCGCCTGGAGGTCAAGCTGAGGCTGAGCGCGAAGCACGCGCAGCGGGTGCGGATGGACTCGGTGGCGCGGCTGGCCAGCCAGGGCGTGCTGGGTGACAAGGCGGTGGACATCACCTTGGGCTCGCTGGACGAGCCGCCGCTGGAGCCCGGGTCGGAGATTCCGAGCACATCCGGTGGGGACCTGTCCTCGCTGATGCGCAGCGCGTCGCAGGTGATGGAGGACACGGTGGCGCTGAGCCGCACCGCGCGCAAGGCGGTGGAGATGTACGCCGACCCGCAGATGGCCGAGGACGTGGCCGCCAGCATGCGCAGCCTGAAGATGTTGCTCCAGGAGGTGGAGAAGGGGGACGGCGCCCTGCACGCACTCATCTACGACAAGCAGACGGGCAAGGAGGTGCGGCAGCTGGTGGCCAATGCCTCGCGCACGGCGCTGCGGATGGAGAAGGCGGTGGGGCACGTGGAGGGGCTGCTCGACGAGGTGCAGAACGGCAACGGCACCGCGCACGCGCTCATCTACGGCCAGGAAGGCGCCAGGGCGCTGGGCGAGCTGGGGGCCGCGGCGGGTCAGCTCGCCTCGCTGCTCGAGGACGCGAAGAAGAACCCGGACGGCGCGGTGCACCAGTTGGTGTACGGCAACGCGGGCAACATGCTGGCGGACCTGGGGAGCGCCGCGGCGGACATCAAGCAGATCACCGCCATGGTGGCACGTGGCGAGGGCTCGCTGGGCGGCATCATCAAGGACCCGACGGTGTACGAGGATCTGCGCGAGGTCGTGGGCAACGTGAAGCGCAACCGCGTGCTGCGGGCGCTGGTGCGCTTCGCCATCGATAACAACGACAACGTGCAGTACGTGGGCCGGCCGCTGGAGTCGCCGAAGGAGGACGAGGGCGCGAGCGGAATCGGCGGCGCGGGAGACGACTCTTCAGAGCAGCCCAAGACCGAGGAGCCGAAGAAGAATCCCTGA
- a CDS encoding SDR family NAD(P)-dependent oxidoreductase has product MDLELKGRSALVTGGSRGIGRAIVTALAREGVRVCLSARGAEGLEAVAAELRASGAEVATVTGDVATPEGAAAAVDTAVRAFGALDILVNNVGGSGGAGSFEVATAAQWKDVVDRNLMASVWCSQHAVEHMKARGGGCIVHINSIYGREYGTSAPYTAAKAGLTALTKEMALDLARHRIRVNGVAPGSILFPGGSWDRRRQAQPEKVEKMVREELPWGRFGTPEEVADVVVFLCSERARWVTGATVPVDGGQGRAF; this is encoded by the coding sequence ATGGACCTGGAACTGAAGGGCAGATCGGCTCTCGTCACTGGCGGCAGCCGGGGCATTGGCCGGGCCATCGTCACGGCGCTGGCTCGCGAGGGCGTGCGGGTGTGTCTGAGCGCGCGTGGGGCCGAGGGGCTGGAGGCGGTGGCGGCGGAGCTCCGCGCGTCCGGCGCCGAGGTGGCGACCGTGACGGGCGACGTGGCGACCCCCGAGGGCGCGGCGGCGGCGGTGGACACGGCGGTGCGGGCCTTCGGCGCGTTGGACATCCTCGTCAACAACGTGGGCGGCAGCGGCGGCGCGGGCTCCTTCGAGGTGGCCACGGCGGCGCAGTGGAAGGACGTGGTCGACCGCAACCTCATGGCCTCCGTGTGGTGCAGCCAGCACGCGGTGGAGCACATGAAGGCCCGGGGCGGCGGCTGTATCGTGCACATCAACTCCATCTACGGTCGCGAGTACGGCACCAGCGCGCCCTACACGGCGGCCAAGGCGGGCCTCACCGCGCTCACCAAGGAGATGGCGCTGGACCTGGCGCGCCACCGCATCCGCGTCAACGGGGTGGCCCCGGGCTCCATCCTCTTCCCCGGAGGCAGTTGGGACCGGCGGCGGCAGGCGCAGCCGGAGAAGGTGGAGAAGATGGTGCGCGAGGAGCTGCCCTGGGGCCGTTTCGGCACTCCCGAGGAGGTGGCCGACGTGGTCGTCTTCCTGTGTTCGGAGCGGGCCCGCTGGGTGACGGGGGCCACCGTGCCGGTGGATGGTGGACAGGGCCGTGCCTTCTGA
- a CDS encoding glycoside hydrolase family 15 protein, translating to MSRPIEDYALIGDTQTAALVSREGSIDWLCLPRFDSGACFAALLGEPEHGRWLLAPAGGTPSRVRRRYREDSLVLETELTIRFDYGSVVPWVTKNGAELQAVAGPDALSLYTPIRLHGHHLTTVADFTVSEGQRIPFVLRWHPSNEPPPAPLDALTAVADTEAWWREWFGHCTYQGPWREPVRTSLMALKALTYAPTGGIVAAATTSLPERLGGIRNWDYRFCWLRDATFTLYALLLSGFREEAVAWRDWLMRSVAGDPAKIQIMYGVAGERRLTELPLDWLPGYEHSRPVRTGNSAVTQFQLDVFGELTDALYQARRAGIPGDLRAWNMTRALMDFLESGWKLPDEGLWEMRGPRRHFTHSKMMAWVAFDRAVRAVEHLGREGPVERWRAIRDTIHAELCERAWDSRRGAFVQSYDSPNLDASLLLMPMVGFLPHSDPRVMGTVRAIERDLMKDGLVRRYHTHETEDGLPPGEGAFLACSFWLADNYVLQGRLEEARGLFQHLLELRNDVGLLAEEYDPMAKRQLGNFPQAFSHVGLINTAFNLTEHLISPAIYRRGNGE from the coding sequence ATGTCCCGGCCCATCGAGGATTACGCACTCATCGGAGACACGCAGACGGCCGCCCTGGTGAGCCGGGAGGGCTCCATCGACTGGCTGTGCCTGCCCCGCTTCGATTCGGGCGCGTGCTTCGCGGCGCTGCTCGGGGAACCGGAACACGGCCGCTGGCTGCTGGCGCCAGCGGGAGGCACGCCGTCCCGGGTGCGGCGGCGCTACCGCGAGGACAGCCTCGTGCTGGAGACGGAGCTCACCATCCGCTTCGATTACGGCTCGGTGGTGCCCTGGGTGACGAAGAATGGCGCGGAGCTCCAGGCGGTGGCGGGCCCGGACGCGCTCAGCCTCTACACCCCCATCCGACTGCACGGCCACCACCTCACCACGGTGGCGGACTTCACCGTGTCCGAGGGCCAGCGCATTCCCTTCGTCCTGCGCTGGCACCCCTCCAACGAGCCGCCGCCCGCGCCCCTCGACGCCCTGACGGCCGTGGCGGACACCGAGGCGTGGTGGCGGGAGTGGTTCGGCCACTGCACCTACCAGGGCCCCTGGCGCGAGCCCGTGCGGACCTCGCTCATGGCCCTCAAGGCCCTCACCTACGCGCCGACCGGCGGCATCGTGGCGGCGGCCACCACGTCGCTGCCCGAGCGGCTCGGAGGCATACGCAACTGGGACTACCGCTTCTGCTGGCTGCGGGACGCCACCTTCACCCTGTATGCCCTGCTGCTCAGCGGCTTCCGCGAGGAGGCCGTGGCCTGGCGCGACTGGCTGATGCGCTCCGTGGCGGGAGACCCCGCGAAGATTCAAATCATGTACGGCGTCGCGGGCGAGCGCCGCCTCACCGAGCTCCCCCTGGACTGGCTGCCGGGGTACGAGCACTCGCGTCCGGTGCGCACGGGCAACTCCGCCGTCACCCAGTTCCAACTCGACGTCTTCGGTGAGCTGACGGACGCGCTCTACCAGGCGCGCCGCGCCGGGATTCCCGGGGACCTGCGCGCGTGGAACATGACACGGGCGCTGATGGACTTCCTGGAGTCCGGGTGGAAACTACCGGACGAAGGACTGTGGGAGATGCGAGGCCCTCGGCGGCACTTCACCCACTCGAAGATGATGGCGTGGGTGGCCTTCGATCGCGCGGTGCGGGCCGTGGAGCACCTGGGAAGGGAGGGACCCGTGGAGCGCTGGCGGGCCATCCGCGACACCATCCACGCGGAGCTCTGCGAGCGGGCCTGGGACTCGCGGCGAGGAGCCTTCGTGCAGTCCTACGACTCGCCGAACCTGGACGCGAGCCTGCTGCTGATGCCGATGGTGGGCTTCCTGCCGCACTCGGACCCGAGGGTGATGGGGACGGTGCGCGCCATCGAGCGGGATTTGATGAAGGACGGCCTCGTGCGGCGCTACCACACCCACGAGACGGAGGATGGATTGCCACCGGGCGAGGGAGCCTTCCTCGCCTGCTCGTTCTGGCTCGCGGACAACTATGTCCTGCAGGGCCGCCTGGAGGAGGCGAGGGGTCTCTTCCAGCACCTGCTGGAGTTGCGCAATGACGTGGGTCTGCTGGCCGAGGAGTACGATCCCATGGCGAAGCGCCAGCTGGGCAACTTCCCACAGGCGTTCTCGCACGTGGGGTTGATCAACACGGCCTTCAACCTCACCGAGCATCTCATCAGCCCGGCCATCTACCGACGAGGCAACGGGGAGTAG
- the zwf gene encoding glucose-6-phosphate dehydrogenase: protein MADVPVSDALVFFGATGDLAYKQIFPALQALVCRERLSVPIIGVAKAGWGLEQLRERARDSLQAYGEYDADDFQRLCQLLRYVDGDYRDPSTFDRVREALGGASRPLHYLAIPPSLFGMVVEGLARSSCLAGARVVVEKPFGRDLASARALNETLHRVLPESSIFRIDHFLGKEPVQNLLFFRFANVFLEPIWNRHHVRSVQVTLAERFGVQGRGAFYEEVGALRDVLQNHLLQVVGLLTMDAPFRAEPERLRDEKARVFKAMRSLEPASVVRGQFRGYRMERGVSPTSQVETFAAVRLFIDSWRWAEVPFYIRTGKRLPTNATEVFVELEHPPHPIFEDAPLASPNFVRFRLGPDVRISIGARAKRPGGSMTGEDVELVALQNAGRTMKPYERLLGDALRGDVSLFARQESVEEAWRVVDPIVGSATPLHEYEPGTWGPPEADALIAPHGAWRPVQGSPEVERPREAHPEEPGGGLEPAAMH from the coding sequence ATGGCCGACGTACCCGTCTCGGATGCCCTCGTCTTCTTCGGCGCCACCGGAGACCTCGCGTACAAGCAGATATTTCCCGCGCTCCAGGCGTTGGTGTGCCGTGAGCGGTTGTCCGTCCCCATCATCGGTGTGGCCAAGGCGGGCTGGGGGTTGGAGCAGCTGCGCGAGCGGGCGCGCGACAGCCTCCAGGCCTATGGCGAGTACGACGCGGACGACTTCCAGCGTCTGTGTCAGTTGCTGCGCTACGTGGACGGGGACTACCGCGACCCGAGCACCTTCGACCGGGTCCGCGAAGCGCTCGGTGGTGCCTCGCGCCCGCTGCACTACCTGGCCATTCCGCCGAGCCTCTTCGGCATGGTGGTGGAGGGGTTGGCCCGGTCCAGTTGCCTGGCTGGGGCGCGGGTGGTGGTGGAGAAGCCCTTCGGGAGGGACCTGGCCTCGGCGCGCGCGCTCAACGAGACGCTGCACCGCGTGCTGCCCGAGTCCTCCATCTTCCGCATCGATCACTTCCTGGGGAAGGAGCCGGTGCAGAACCTGCTCTTCTTCCGCTTCGCCAATGTCTTCCTCGAGCCCATCTGGAACCGGCACCACGTGCGCAGCGTGCAGGTGACGCTGGCCGAGCGCTTCGGCGTCCAGGGACGCGGCGCCTTCTACGAGGAGGTCGGAGCCCTCCGCGATGTGTTGCAGAACCACCTGTTGCAGGTGGTGGGCCTGCTGACCATGGACGCGCCCTTCCGCGCGGAGCCGGAGCGCCTGCGCGACGAGAAGGCCCGTGTCTTCAAGGCCATGCGCTCGTTGGAGCCGGCCAGCGTGGTGCGCGGGCAGTTCCGCGGCTACCGGATGGAGCGCGGCGTGTCCCCCACCTCCCAGGTGGAGACGTTCGCCGCGGTGCGGCTGTTCATCGACTCGTGGCGGTGGGCGGAGGTGCCCTTCTACATCCGCACGGGCAAGCGCCTGCCCACCAACGCCACCGAGGTCTTCGTGGAGCTCGAGCACCCGCCCCACCCCATCTTCGAGGACGCTCCCCTGGCATCCCCCAACTTCGTGCGCTTCCGGCTCGGCCCCGACGTGCGCATCTCCATCGGCGCGCGCGCCAAGCGGCCCGGTGGCTCCATGACGGGCGAGGACGTGGAGTTGGTGGCCCTCCAGAACGCGGGCAGGACGATGAAGCCCTACGAGCGGCTGCTCGGGGATGCCTTGCGCGGCGACGTCTCGCTCTTCGCGCGTCAGGAGAGCGTCGAGGAGGCGTGGCGGGTGGTGGACCCCATCGTGGGCAGCGCCACGCCGCTTCATGAGTACGAGCCCGGAACCTGGGGCCCTCCCGAGGCCGATGCCCTCATCGCCCCCCATGGTGCCT